The DNA sequence GGCGATGTGCTGTTGCCTGCCGAGGCAGTCTTCGACGTTCAAGGTCGAGGAAACCTGCAACTGGGCAACCAGCGTTGGGCGGTTTGTAGCGAAGACCGCAATGATCACTTACAGCTCAGGCTGATTCACGAAGAAGGCTCCATTCATGAGCAATGAACCGCAGGATGAAGAACCGTTGTACGAGTTCGACAATAACGATGAGTTGACGACCCAGGAAGCGAACGACGACCAGCAGGAACGGCTCGATTCAGCACAGCCAGACGACACCCTCCCGCAAGACGCTGCGACGCAGCCGCCATCGCCCTTGTCCGGCGTGACCCTGGCGTTGACCGTACGGTGTGGCGAAGTGAAGCTGAGCCTCGAAGCGCTCGGCCGTCTGGCGGCTGGTTCCGTGGTGGATGTCACGGGCATGGCACCGGGCGCAGCGACGTTATGCCATGAAGAGCGGGTGGTCGCCTACGGTGAGCTGGTAGACGTGGATGGACGCTTGGGCATGCAAATCACTCGCTTGGTATTTGATCAATGATTCTGGATGGCATGAACCCGATCATGCTCGCGCTGTTTCTGGGTGCGCTCTCGCTGATTCCGTTGTTTTTGATTGTCTGCACCGCATTTCTGAAAATCTCCATGGTGTTGCTGATAACGCGCAATGCCATCGGCGTTCAACAGGTTCCGCCCAATATGGCGTTGTACGGCATTGCCCTGGCGGCGACGATGTTCGTGATGGCTCCGGTGGCTTATGAAATCCAGCAACGGGTGGTTGAAAATCCTTTGCAGATAGGCACTACCGAACAACTTCAAGCCAGCGTGAACACGGTCATCGCCCCGCTGCAAAACTTCATGAGCCGTAACACCGATCCAGACGTCCTGACTCATCTGGTCGACAACACCCATCGCATGTGGCCCGCGGAACTGGCCGAAAAAGCCAGCAGCAAGGATCTGCTGCTGGCGATTCCAGCCTTCGTATTGTCGGAGCTGCAGGCCGGGTTCGAGATCGGTTTTCTGATTTACATTCCATTCATCGTCATTGATCTGATCGTGTCCAACCTGCTACTTGCGCTTGGCATGCAAATGGTCTCGCCCATGACCATTTCGCTGCCACTCAAACTGCTGCTGTTCGTCCTTGTCCAGGGCTGGACGCGGTTACTCGACAGTCTGTTCTATTCCTATCTGTGAGGCTGCCGTGGAAGCGCTGGAGTTGTTCAAACAGGGCATGTATCTGGTGGTGATTCTTACCGCACCACCGCTGCTGGTCGCGGTGCTGGTGGGCGTGCTGACGTCGCTCGTGCAAGCCTTGATGCAGATCCAGGACCAGACCCTGCCCTTTGGTATCAAGCTGGTCGCCGTGGGTGTGACCCTGGCGGCGACCGGCCGCTGGATCGGTGTTGAATTGATCCTGTTCATCAACACGGCGTTCGACCTTATCGCGCGCACCGGAGGCACCGTTTGATGCCATTCAATGCCGAGTATTTGTTCGAACTGATGCTCGGTATCGCATTAGCCATGGCCAGGATTCTGCCGTGCATGATGCTGGTGCCTGCGTTTTGCTTCAAATACCTCAAGGGGCCGCTGCGTTATGCCGTGACTTGCGCGGTTGCGATGGTTCCAGCGCCGAGCATCGGTCGGGTGTTGTCCGGACAACATGAAAACTGGCTGATGATCGGCGGTTTGTTGCTCAAGGAAATGGTCCTGGGCGTTCTGTTGGGGTTACTGCTGTATATGCCTTTCTGGATGTTCGCGACGGTAGGCGCCTTGCTCGACAGCCAGCGCGGCGCCCTCAGCGGCGGCCAGATCAACCCTTCCCTCGGGCCCGACGCGACGCCACTGGGCGAGTTGCTGCAGGAAGTGCTGATCATGCTGGTCATCCTGTCCGGCGGCCTCTCGCTGATTACCCAGGTCATCTGGGACAGCTATATCATTTGGCCGCCCACCGCATGGATGCCAATCATGACGGTAGAGGGGCTGGACATATTGCTTGGCGAGCTGAACAGGACCCTGCAGCACGCATTGCTTTACGCGGCGCCGTTCATAGGCCTGTTGCTGCTGATTGAGGCCGCTTTCGCCATCGTCGGTCTTTATGCCCAGCAACTGAATGTTTCGATTCTGGCGATGCCGGCCAAGAGCGTTATCGGTTTGCTGTTTCTGCTCGTGTATCTGCCCACGCTGCTCGATCTGGGTAACGCCGAGGTCGGACGCTGGTTCGATTTGAAGTTTCTGCTGAACCTGTTGGTAAAAGTGCCGTGAGCGAAAAAACCGAAAAGGCGACGCCAAAGAAAGAACGCGACGCGAGGGAAAAAGGCCAGGTTGGGCAGAGCCAGGACCTGGCCAAACTGCTGGTGCTGATGGTGGTCAGCGAAGTCTGCCTGGGCATGGCCGAGGACAGCATGACGCGCCTCCAGCACCTCACCGAATTACCCTTGCGACGACTGAACGAACCCTTCGCCAGTACTGCCATTGAGCTCAGCGGCACAGCGCTGTGGACACTTGTTTCCTTCATCGCGGCCAGCGTCGGCGTGGCGATTCTGATACGCCTGGCCGGCACCTGGATGCAGATCGGATTTCTCTTTGCGCCCAAGGCCCTGAAGGTCGATCTCGGCAAGCTCAATCCAATCGGCCAGATCAAGCAGATGTTCTCTAAACAGAATCTGATGAACCTGCTGCTGAGCGTCCTCAAAGCGCTGGCCATTGCGGTCATTCTGTATGTCTCGATCATGCCCATCCTGGGCAAGCTGGTGCTGTTGGCCGACACCGATCTCGTCACCTATTGGCGCTCGTTGCTGGAGGTGTTTCGGAACATCTTGCGCAACACCTTGGGCCTGTTGCTGGTGATCGGCATGGTCGACTTTGCCCTGCAAAAATATTTTCACGCCAAGAAATTGCGCATGAGCCACGAAGACATCAAGCAGGAATACAAGCAGTCCGAAGGCGATCCGCACGTCAAAGGCCATCGTCGTCAGCTGGCGCACGAACTGCTCAACTCCGAACCCAGCACCGCCCCCCGGCCGGTCGAGGATGCCGACCTGCTGTTGGTCAATCCGACCCACTACGCGGTGGCACTGTTCTATCGACCAGGCCAGACACCTTTGCCACTGATTCATTGCAAAGGACAAGACGATGATGCGCTGGCCCTGATCAAGCGCGCCCAGGATGCCAAGATCCCGGTGGTCCAGTGTGTTTGGCTGGCGCGTGCGTTGTACACCGTTCGCACGGGTCGCCATATACCGCGCGAAACGCTGCTGGAAGTTGCCCACATCTATCAGGTCATTCGCCAGCTTGATGAAGTCACCGAGGAAATCATCCAGCTCGAAACCCACTGACCCACCGTCCCAGTCATAAAACTTTAATACCTGTGCGCTTTAATGGCGGTCAAAACTCTTGGAAGTTTACCCCATGCATTCGTCGAGCTCGCGCGCCCAGTCTCCGGGATCAATCCCGCTCTCAGAGCAAACGAACACGTGGTTGTTGGAGGCCGCTGAGCAGCTCGGCATTCCCTCTGCGCAGGCACGAGCGTTCTCCCGTAGCGCCCAACTATCGTTGCCGGGGCTGACCTTGCAATTGTCGCTCTGGCAGACGTCGCCTGTGCAGCAGTGGCTGGTGTTGGGTCTGCTGCCACGCCCCAACGGTTTGCCGGTTGAGGTCTGGAGCGAGTTGCTGCTGCGGTCCAATTGCGCCATATCGGCAATGAGCAGTAGCAGCGTGAGCCTGAACGATAGCGGTGACGCCGTGCTCGTGCGGCGCCTTATCTCGCAGCCGCAACATCAGCGTGAAAAGCTTGTCGATGAACTGAGCCATCTCTTGTCCGTCGCCGAAAGCCTCGTGGCGGGTGCCACCGCACTCCAAGGTAACCAAAGCGGCGCAACGCGGCCGGTCACCACGGCACCGAGGCAAGACGAGCGCGCGGGGCAACAGGCGCAGGCGGCGATGAATCTGGAATGGCATCGTCCATTACTGATCGCTGCGCTGCAGCACTTGGACATCGCCGCCCCGCCCTTCGAGCAGATATTGACTGTCGGCG is a window from the Pseudomonas brassicacearum genome containing:
- the sctT gene encoding type III secretion system export apparatus subunit SctT, with amino-acid sequence MPFNAEYLFELMLGIALAMARILPCMMLVPAFCFKYLKGPLRYAVTCAVAMVPAPSIGRVLSGQHENWLMIGGLLLKEMVLGVLLGLLLYMPFWMFATVGALLDSQRGALSGGQINPSLGPDATPLGELLQEVLIMLVILSGGLSLITQVIWDSYIIWPPTAWMPIMTVEGLDILLGELNRTLQHALLYAAPFIGLLLLIEAAFAIVGLYAQQLNVSILAMPAKSVIGLLFLLVYLPTLLDLGNAEVGRWFDLKFLLNLLVKVP
- the sctU gene encoding type III secretion system export apparatus subunit SctU codes for the protein MSEKTEKATPKKERDAREKGQVGQSQDLAKLLVLMVVSEVCLGMAEDSMTRLQHLTELPLRRLNEPFASTAIELSGTALWTLVSFIAASVGVAILIRLAGTWMQIGFLFAPKALKVDLGKLNPIGQIKQMFSKQNLMNLLLSVLKALAIAVILYVSIMPILGKLVLLADTDLVTYWRSLLEVFRNILRNTLGLLLVIGMVDFALQKYFHAKKLRMSHEDIKQEYKQSEGDPHVKGHRRQLAHELLNSEPSTAPRPVEDADLLLVNPTHYAVALFYRPGQTPLPLIHCKGQDDDALALIKRAQDAKIPVVQCVWLARALYTVRTGRHIPRETLLEVAHIYQVIRQLDEVTEEIIQLETH
- a CDS encoding FliM/FliN family flagellar motor switch protein encodes the protein MSNEPQDEEPLYEFDNNDELTTQEANDDQQERLDSAQPDDTLPQDAATQPPSPLSGVTLALTVRCGEVKLSLEALGRLAAGSVVDVTGMAPGAATLCHEERVVAYGELVDVDGRLGMQITRLVFDQ
- a CDS encoding CesT family type III secretion system chaperone, with the protein product MLEAAEQLGIPSAQARAFSRSAQLSLPGLTLQLSLWQTSPVQQWLVLGLLPRPNGLPVEVWSELLLRSNCAISAMSSSSVSLNDSGDAVLVRRLISQPQHQREKLVDELSHLLSVAESLVAGATALQGNQSGATRPVTTAPRQDERAGQQAQAAMNLEWHRPLLIAALQHLDIAAPPFEQILTVGVIQANGRAYEVIADSDRQHLLVSTPLPTSLNTATQRERALLANLHLMMLTQSAVVLAPHGSALQARWNSTGLDGQAFAEWLLDFGQLAESFIQTSAIRPARNIPWTR
- the sctR gene encoding type III secretion system export apparatus subunit SctR, with protein sequence MILDGMNPIMLALFLGALSLIPLFLIVCTAFLKISMVLLITRNAIGVQQVPPNMALYGIALAATMFVMAPVAYEIQQRVVENPLQIGTTEQLQASVNTVIAPLQNFMSRNTDPDVLTHLVDNTHRMWPAELAEKASSKDLLLAIPAFVLSELQAGFEIGFLIYIPFIVIDLIVSNLLLALGMQMVSPMTISLPLKLLLFVLVQGWTRLLDSLFYSYL
- the sctS gene encoding type III secretion system export apparatus subunit SctS, with the protein product MEALELFKQGMYLVVILTAPPLLVAVLVGVLTSLVQALMQIQDQTLPFGIKLVAVGVTLAATGRWIGVELILFINTAFDLIARTGGTV